The genomic region GTTTCCGAGGCTTATCCCGAAGTGAAGGGCAGATTACTCACGTGTTACTCACCCGTTCGCCGCTCGTGTACCCCGAAGGGCCTTACCGCTCGACTTGCATGTGTTAAGCACGCCGCCAGCGTTCGTCCTGAGCCAGGATCAAACTCTCCGTTGAAAAACAACACCACACCAACCAAAAGGCCAGTGCAGAAAAAGAGATGCCTGACAAGAGAACAAAACTGACAATTGCCAGAATCATCGTCTTACCAAAGAAACCATCAACCACATCAGTCCAAAGACATCCATGATCGACGGGGCATAACAAACTAATTCGTCGACTATGACACACTGTTGAGTTCTCAAGAATCAGACGCACACCGTCCCAGCACCTCTCGGCACCAGCGGCGGGGCAACCTGCAGAAACTTACCGATCCGGCTTGTGCGAGTCAACTCCGTGGAGCCGGTCTCACGCCGTACGATGCGTTTCTTTGCCGGGACATGCCTCAGCCACTCGTTTTCGACCCTGTGGGCCGCGAGTGGAGCTGCGTGCTCCGGCGAGACAGAACATTACACACGGTTGACCATGGCCCAAAATCGGGGTGCCGCACGTACGGGGAGGCCCCTCAGCGGGGCGGTCTGGGGGCCGCCGGCCGGTAGGTGGAGACGCTCGGCTCCCCCGGCAGCCAGAACCGCCACGGCCGTTCGGCGGCCTGGCGCAGCCCGACCCGTGGACCGCTCTCCCACCGTGGCCGCACCGGACCCGGCTCGATCGTGACCGGGCCGGTGCCCAGGTCGGCGCCACCGTGCTCGAGGGTGATGTCAAGTGCCTGGCACAGCCGTGCCGGGCCGCGGGCCAGGTCGCGCTCGCTGGACCGGGGTCGGCGCTGCCGCACGATGTCGCGTCCCTCGACGACCTCGCCGGCGCGCAGGAGGACGGCGGCCGCGGTCCCCTCCTCGCCCACCACCACGTTGGCGCACACGTGCATGCCGTAGCTGAAGTAGGTGTAGAGCCGGCCCGCCGGCCCGAACATCACCTCGGTCCGCGGGGTCGGACCCCGGTACGCGTGCGAGCCGGGGTCGTCCTCGCCGGCGTACGCCTCGACCTCGGTGAGCCGCAGCGCCACGTCGCCGTGGCGCAGCACCGCCCCGAGCAGGAGCGGCGCGACCTCCTCGGGACGCCCCGCGAGCAGCGGGAGGAGGCCCGGCCGCTCAGGCGAGGCGGCCACGCAGGGTGTCCGCTCGGGCCAGCAGCTCGTCGAGCTGCTCGCGCACCCGCACCGGCGCGGTGCCGCCGCGCCCGTCGCGGGAGGCCACCGAGCCGGGGGCCGTCAGCACCTCGCGCACCTGTGGGGTCAGCTCCGGGGAGATCTCGGCGAACTGCTCG from Nocardioides salarius harbors:
- a CDS encoding DNA-3-methyladenine glycosylase, whose amino-acid sequence is MAASPERPGLLPLLAGRPEEVAPLLLGAVLRHGDVALRLTEVEAYAGEDDPGSHAYRGPTPRTEVMFGPAGRLYTYFSYGMHVCANVVVGEEGTAAAVLLRAGEVVEGRDIVRQRRPRSSERDLARGPARLCQALDITLEHGGADLGTGPVTIEPGPVRPRWESGPRVGLRQAAERPWRFWLPGEPSVSTYRPAAPRPPR